In a single window of the Magnolia sinica isolate HGM2019 chromosome 7, MsV1, whole genome shotgun sequence genome:
- the LOC131250557 gene encoding uncharacterized protein LOC131250557 — translation MDPLEYLFEKPALTGRISKWQLLLSEFDITYVTQKAIKGQALADHLAPYSLPDYQPLKTFFPNEDILLIEGEEERKAGEWTIFFDLAANSKGSGVDAILYSPDDVPIPISRRLINDDWRTKDEKLIPYHVYLENLAEEFEEIIFSYMPRAKNQFTDALATLASMLEIPKGIVE, via the exons ATGGACCCGTTAGAGTACTTGTTCGAGAAACCAGCACTAACGGGTAGGATCTCAAAATGGCAACTACTGCTTTCAGAgtttgacatcacctatgtcactcagaagGCAATCAAGGGGCAGGCACTGGCAGATCACCTAGCACCATACTCACTTCCTGATTACCAAccattgaagaccttcttccctaaTGAAGATATCCTCTTGATTgagggagaggaagaaagaaaggcaggagagtggacaATCTTTTTCGACCTAGCTGCAAATTCAAAAGGAAGTGGAGTAGATGCCATACTCTACTCTCCCGATGACGTCCCAATTCCCATATCCAGGCGACTG ataaATGACGACTGGAGGACCAAGGATGAAAAGCTGATCCCATATCATGTCTACCTGGAAAATCTAGCTGAGGAATTCGAAGAGATTATATTTTCCTACATGCCCCGAGCCAAGAACCAGTTCACAGACGCTCTGGCTACCCTTGCCTCAATGCTGGAGATCCCAAAAGGAATTGTTGAATGA
- the LOC131250559 gene encoding protein MAIN-LIKE 1-like: MPRRSRNKAGPSHQSTDPCYVPRERRHFSDIAREGSGPSILRGRGVRTHWPDWFHDLQPLFFEVLEHTPLTHLFRVRLSKTNMSLLSALTKQWYPETHTFQLPFGEWGITPYDIYMQLGLRYDGGSVPFEEDHLVPSEDDWMELLGMMPDTIDFFGHRFKLLWLSSNFARCIPETEDVVVIKARALILYTIGAMIFCHGNELVSSRLLSLVVDITFPTPYN, encoded by the coding sequence ATGCCTCGCCGTAGTAGGAATAAGGCCGGTCCTTCTCATCAGTCGACCGATCCGTGCTACGTGCCTCGAGAGAGACGACACTTTTCTGATATAGCTCGGGAGGGCAGCGGTCCTTCAATCTTGAGGGGACGAGGGGTCAGGACTCACTGGCCCGATTGGTTTCATGATCTGCAGCCTCTGTTTTTTGAGGTGTTGGAGCATACTCCGCTCACCCACCTATTTCGGGTTCGTCTGAGCAAGACGAACATGTCCCTTTTATCCGCCTTGACCAAACAGTGGTACCCTGAGACCCATACTTTCCAGTTGCCTTTTGGGGAGTGGGGCATCACTCCTTATGACATATACATGCAGCTGGGTCTTCGATACGACGGAGGATCTGTTCCTTTTGAGGAGGATCATCTAGTGCCTTCTGAGGATGACTGGATGGAGTTGCTAGGGATGATGCCGGATACCATAGATTTTTTCGGTCACCGATTCAAACTGCTTTGGCTATCATCGAATTTTGCCAGGTGCATCCCTGAGACTGAGGATGTGGTCGTGATAAAGGCCCGTGCTCTGATTTTGTACACCATAGGAGCGATGATCTTCTGCCATGGGAATGAGCTAGTGAGTTCCCGCCTGTTATCGCTCGTGGTTGATATTACATTTCCCACGCCATACAATTGA